A genome region from Mycolicibacterium litorale includes the following:
- a CDS encoding sulfatase family protein, whose translation MTGQERATSPQRANVLIVHWHDLGRYLGAYGHADVQSPRLDRFAAESILFTRAHATAPLCSPSRGSLFTGRYPQGNGLVGLAHHGWEYRSGVRTLPHVLSENGWHTALFGMQHETSYPGKLGFAEYDVSNSYCEYVVERATEWLHHAQQRPFLLTAGFFETHRPYPRERYEPADADTVTLPDYLPDDDEVRQDLAEFYGSITVADAAVGQLLDTLEATGLDRSTWVVFMTDHGPALPRAKSTLYDAGTGIAMIIRPPRDAGIPAGVYEDLFSGVDLLPTLLDVLGVDVPPEVDGLSHADNLLGGSDKTREIRTAVYTTKTYHDSFDPIRAIRTKEYSYIENYANRPLLDLPWDIAESAPGRIVGPRASTPRPERELYDLRADPTEQHNLLTSENKINAETIAGDLALLLDDWRVKTNDVIPSDFAGTRISDRYTETYLRIHGREVTSRSAIAAERGIEDERRPAQ comes from the coding sequence GTGACCGGACAAGAACGCGCGACATCTCCGCAGCGCGCCAACGTGCTGATCGTCCACTGGCACGATCTCGGCCGCTACCTCGGCGCCTACGGACACGCCGACGTGCAGAGCCCCCGCCTCGATCGGTTCGCCGCCGAGAGCATCCTGTTCACCCGGGCCCACGCCACCGCACCGCTGTGCTCACCGTCGCGCGGGTCGCTGTTCACGGGCCGCTACCCGCAGGGCAACGGTCTGGTCGGGCTGGCGCACCACGGCTGGGAGTACCGCAGCGGTGTCCGCACGCTACCGCACGTGCTGTCCGAGAACGGGTGGCACACAGCGCTTTTCGGTATGCAGCACGAAACGTCGTATCCCGGGAAGCTGGGCTTCGCCGAATACGACGTCTCCAACTCCTACTGTGAGTACGTCGTCGAGCGCGCCACCGAATGGCTGCACCACGCTCAGCAACGACCGTTCCTGCTGACCGCCGGTTTCTTCGAGACCCACCGCCCCTACCCGCGCGAACGCTACGAACCCGCCGACGCGGACACCGTCACGCTGCCCGACTACCTGCCCGACGACGACGAGGTGCGTCAGGACCTCGCAGAGTTCTACGGGTCCATCACGGTCGCCGACGCCGCGGTCGGCCAGCTGCTGGACACGCTGGAGGCCACCGGTCTGGACCGCAGCACCTGGGTGGTCTTCATGACCGACCACGGCCCGGCGCTGCCGCGGGCGAAGTCCACGCTCTACGACGCGGGGACGGGCATCGCGATGATCATCCGGCCACCGCGCGACGCGGGCATCCCTGCCGGCGTCTACGAGGACCTGTTCAGCGGCGTCGATCTGCTGCCCACGCTGCTCGACGTACTCGGCGTCGACGTCCCCCCCGAGGTCGACGGGCTTTCGCATGCCGACAATTTGCTGGGCGGCTCGGATAAAACGCGGGAAATCCGCACTGCGGTCTACACGACGAAGACCTATCACGATTCCTTCGACCCGATCAGGGCCATTCGCACGAAGGAATACAGTTACATCGAGAATTACGCCAACCGACCGCTGCTGGATCTGCCGTGGGACATCGCCGAAAGCGCCCCGGGCCGCATTGTCGGACCCCGCGCGAGCACGCCACGACCGGAGCGGGAACTGTACGACCTGCGCGCCGACCCGACCGAACAGCACAACCTGCTGACGTCGGAGAACAAGATCAACGCCGAGACGATCGCGGGTGATCTCGCGCTCCTGCTCGACGATTGGCGCGTCAAGACCAATGACGTCATCCCGTCTGATTTCGCCGGCACGCGGATATCCGATCGCTATACCGAGACCTATCTGCGAATTCACGGGCGGGAAGTCACCAGTCGCTCGGCCATCGCGGCCGAGCGGGGAATCGAAGACGAGCGCCGCCCGGCGCAATGA